ttaaattttattatgatatataATGATTCTTAAGTCTTCGAGAATTCCAATTCTTTTTCTCCTTTGTTTTTGGGAACAATGGATTGATCTTTCATCCATTATCACAGCTTTAAGTGATGACTAGGGCTGTCAAATTTGGCCCAAGCCCAAATGACCCGCCCAACCCGTTCAAAGTTGGGTTGGTTATTGACTCGCTCATTTATTGAACTTAGCCCATTTTGATCCAACCCATCTCAATCCAATTAAAGTTGGGCtaatttttagcccaaattgatccatGAGTAAGTTTGTCAAAATATCTaagaaataattttattttttgtttaatattttaaatatgaccataacaacaacaacaacaacaacaacaatatagacccagtattatcccacaagtgggatctggggagggtaatatgtacgcagaccttacccctaccccgaagggtagagagactgtttccgggagaccctcagctcaaaaaggtaataggagccgatatattagtaccataaaaatgcataataaataacagcaatataagggatatgaaatacaaaatacgaaatacgaaatagatggctggtatagtaaaactatcAGGTAAAGCCTGCATCAAAAGACGACCAATGATAAATATGACCAtaacaaaagcaaaaaatcctCATTTTGTAATTATACAATTTATAAGAAAATAACATATATTAATTAAAGTTTAATAAGAGTTAGGCGGGTTGAGTTATGACCcgattttaacccattttgaccCAACTCATCTTAGCCTAAGTAACTTTTGGACGGGTCATTTGACCCGCCCAATTATTGACTCAACCCATTTTGACCcgtccaaaattgacccaacccGCCCATTTGACACCCTAGTGATGACTATGTTAGCACCAAAGAAAACTGAACCGAACGATACTGGATGGGATCCTAACCTCACATACATAGTTCAAAAGCACTCATAGAGAAGCTATAATTACTTTACGCCATTAAAATAAGAAAaggatttattttttttaaaatattactcGAGTACACAGTTCAATAAGGAAGGATTTTAAAGTCAAAACTTTAATTTAATttcaaaatcctaaatattaagaaaatagtacaaaaataacattttattcaatgtaaaatatgttttaaaggataaaaaaccATCAACATTTTGTGTTGGAGTGCCATGCTTTAAAAATAGTATTGATGATTGTACCAAGTTGACTACCTTATTTTTTAGATTAGTAATTCCACTTATCTGTCTCCCGGAAACTGTCTCTCTACCCTccggggtagggataaggtctgcgtgcatcctaccttccccagacctcactagtgaaattttactgggtatgttgttgtgaaacaacctctctaccctccggggtagggataaggtctgcgtgcatcctaccttccccagacctcaccagtgggattttactgggtatgttgttgtagTAATTCCACTTATCTTACAAAAATTCCttacactattgaaatgcatctcAAATCATGTTTGAAAATGCATCTCATTCTCGTCTTTAGAACGATCATCTTTATCCAGGACCTGAAAGGAATGAAAAATCATCATTTGCTTTCACTTTGGTGAAACATCACCTATGAGCTGAAAGATAAAACTAAAACATAGACGGTGTTATAAAATCCAGATATGACATCAAGTCATTAGGAAAGAAAGATATCAAACTGCACAAATTCCAGTACATGGTAAACAAAACACTCCAAtcgagttgttttgagtgttcagAAAATATTATTTAAGAAACAGGCATAACGCCCATTGTCGCCgttgaaaaaagaaaagcaagTACCATTGTATATAACTAAGCTAAAATGAAAGCTATTCAAGGCTTTAGAACAATCGGTTTTAGTCTTCACAAGAGCCAGAACTGATGCATTATTGTGGGGGCAGACACAAATAAGAAGATGATCTAGCCAGAAGCAGTTTTCTTTTGCTGGAAGACGACAGCATAAACTGGGACTATAACACCAATGGCGACTGCAGACCAAACACCAAGGGTCATCTTCAGCTTCTGATTAGACATCCTGTCTAAGTTGTACATGTGCTTCGCGTGAAGATAGAATGGCTCATCATGGCCATGTCCACCCATTCTTCTTACACTAGTTGAGTGGATTCCTCTGTTCACTGTTGAAACAAAAAGTTTCTAAATTTCAGCAAGGTGCGATGTATAAAAGCATGAACCTCTTTGGAACTTGAATGAAAGGTAGTTATAATATAGAAAGTCAGATGCAAACACAATGAGCATTCAAACTTCAACGCTAAACTAAAGGGAGTTGCAAGGGACCAAAACAAATGAAACTACTATTAATACAAGTCTAATGACAGAGTATGGAAAGTTCACATAATGCACGGAATGCAGCAATACACAAAGGCATTTGATGCAGAATATTACATAAAATCACCTTATCAATACGCAAAGGCATTTGACGTAGAATATCACATACAATCATCTTTCTTTTAGCCAAAACCCAACATACTATCATCGTAAAAGAGGTGCGGTAAAagacacataaatagggaaaTGAGCTTCTAATTTGCATGAAATCTGAAAGTGATTATTTTGGAGCCTCAACTTATAGACTGTCTGGCCAAGCTTCTTTtcggccaaaagtgctttttttccAAAGTTaaatgtttggccaagcttttaaaaggaaaaaaagtgctttagAGTAGGAGTAGAAGCATTTTTTGAGAAGCGGAAAAAATTAGCTTCTTTCCAAAGAAGCTTTTGTGAAAAATACACCTAGAAGCACTTTTTAAAGCCTAGCCAAATACTAATTGtcgctcaaaagtgtttttcaaattaattagccaaatacAAATTGTTCCTCGCCAAAAGTACTATTTAAAGTACTATTTTGATTAGCACTTCtgagaaaagcacttttcaaaataagttcATTTTAGAAGCTTGATCAAACATGCTATATAGCTCTTTACTTATAGATGTTTATCGATGACATAAGACGGTTAGAATGGCAGTTTTTCAAGCAATTGTTCAGTGGCAACTTAGAAAAACTTCAGCAAATGAGATTCCATCTTATGCTAAAAAAATTGAAATATTCCATTTGATATGAAGTTGCTTAAATAATTTTGAGAAATTTCTTTGTTTCGGCCACCAGATTCCAATGTGATTACAAGTTAATAATGTCCAATGTAACATAACAAAAAAGTCAAAGTTCTAGCATGGGAAAAAGTTATTGTAGGAAAAGTTTACTCAATTCTATCAGCAAATAATCACGTCCAGTCAAAATTACCCCAAGTACAGCTGCTACCAAAGCATGAAAAATCACATTGACTAATACACATATTAGCGTATGTAAACGTTGCCAAACGTTAATGAATGTGTATATGCCCCATCAAGTCATTTAAACGTGTTTCCAAACAAGGCTTTTATATGCTTCAAGGTACGTGATAGAGTGCTATGAAGAATTCCAGaggatatattcaaaagaaaGGCCCATATaatctattttttcatttctccCCATCATTTTCCTCGTACTCTATCCATCTCCGTCATGGATCTTGTTGCAACAGGTTTCCCATGACAGTTGGAAGAGAAACAAGAGGTGTGAGACACAACTTTTCTCACAACCAGGGCACAAATTTAAAGATTTATACTGCAACAACTAATCCACCAATGATGATATTTTCGGATTTAGCTCCTCTCCAATAACCTATCCCTCCATTTCCTCCAGTTTAGTCTCAAAGTCAACACAAGCGTTCCCTTAACAAACTAGTGGTTCAAATTTGCTTGGTAAATCCAAATACTTTAACTGTATCTCTCTTCCTCTCTCTCTGCTCTGTAGCCAGAAAAGAACCCCTTCCACTTCCTCCCAAATCTTTCAAGCAAGAGAAGATGAACAGTGTTGGATCATGAACGCAATTTTGTCAAGAAAGTTTCGAGTCGTCTTCGCTTCTTTTGAGAAGAAGGCTATTCAAGCATAAGGTCATcgtctcttttctttcttttgtttaattGGTTTCTTCAATGGAGGCTTATGGATAGAATTGAAAGGACGGTGAGGATTGTTCCTAGAATCATAGGGGAAATGAATCTCCATTTCGAACTAAACAACCAGCGCGCTTGTTCctatttcattttcttcttccaagTCCTTGCCCTGAGTTACTTACAGAATCTCAAATCTTGAGGCGCTTGTTCctatttcattttcttcttccaagTCCTTGCCCAGAATCTCAAATCTTGAGGCCGGGCCTCAGATGGATTATTCAAAGATTCAAGAAAAGACCCTATAATATCTTAATGATCAAAAAAATGACCCTATAATGCCGTTCACCCTTTAATAGGCTAAAATGAAAGTAGATACATGTTGAAATTTCACGCGGTACTATCATCTTTACAGATGGAATTGCTCACAGCCTCACAGTACAATCCACAGTTCACCATAAGGATATCCTCCTACAAGTTTCTATAAGACTGATTATGTTCTCTTGGAAATAAAAACCTGCTTTTCTCTATTTTAGacttgaaaaaaaagagaggaaaacgGCAAAATTTGGTTGCCGAAGAAATGAAGACTAATGCAACTTCCACCAACAAGGCTCCATAGTTAAATCTCAATCGAAGTGAAGGAGCCTCAACTTGAATTAAGAACCCAAATAAGCTTGATTTTGCACCCCATTACAGACCTGCCCGCCATGGAAGCAATTTCAGAAGCTCATTTCACCGACACTGCAAAAATCTTTATCGACCTCTTTCTCAAAGGAAGCTCTTTCTCAAAGGAAGCCGCTACTTTTGGTTTGACTTGGTGTTAGATTTGTTTACATGCAATTCTTTTGACACATTTCGGAGGAAAGGAAGGGATACTTTCAGGCAGTGGAAAAGAGAGAGAACTTTGAACTAGGTCAAAACATTGGGCCAAAGAAAATAAATCCGAACCATTAATTTGTTAAGGGGACACGTGTAATGAATCTAAGACCTGACTAGAGGAAACGGAGAGATTAGCTGCTGGAAAAGAGTCGAACTCAATATTTACGAAACCAAAAAGACAAAAGACATGACAGCCCCTTTCATCATCATATTTATTTTTATGAATGGTTAAGAGATCAACTCCTTTCACCTTCATATTATGTGCAGAACAA
This sequence is a window from Nicotiana sylvestris chromosome 3, ASM39365v2, whole genome shotgun sequence. Protein-coding genes within it:
- the LOC104225005 gene encoding uncharacterized protein, with translation MALRSSASKLINSSQSLLSNAVNRGIHSTSVRRMGGHGHDEPFYLHAKHMYNLDRMSNQKLKMTLGVWSAVAIGVIVPVYAVVFQQKKTASG